One window of Vibrio sinaloensis genomic DNA carries:
- a CDS encoding thioredoxin fold domain-containing protein codes for MSVLRRITLLTLPLVFAAQSALANEVKFDKAALEARFSKLGLEVQDVVPSDVEGLVEVQTSGGILFASPSGQHFIAGTLYALDDNGQYQDVLAQRQAPINAKKIEAFKDSMIEFKAADEKYVVTVFTDITCGYCVKLHNQMQGYNDLGITVRYMAFPRQGATGMVADQMAAIWASDDPQTAMHNGKVNRQFPKTGDNLAKYQTVIQQHHALGRELGISGTPAIFLPNGEMVGGYLPPAQLFQRLKQI; via the coding sequence ATGAGCGTACTACGCCGAATAACTCTACTAACGCTACCTCTTGTTTTTGCGGCGCAATCGGCGCTGGCCAATGAGGTGAAATTCGACAAGGCGGCGCTCGAAGCGCGCTTTTCCAAACTGGGGTTAGAGGTACAAGACGTAGTGCCTTCCGATGTAGAGGGGCTGGTTGAAGTGCAAACCAGTGGCGGTATCTTGTTTGCCTCACCAAGCGGTCAGCACTTTATTGCTGGTACCTTATACGCGTTGGACGATAATGGTCAGTACCAAGATGTCCTTGCTCAACGTCAGGCTCCGATTAATGCCAAGAAAATTGAAGCATTTAAGGACAGCATGATCGAGTTTAAGGCGGCCGATGAAAAATACGTGGTGACCGTCTTCACCGATATTACCTGTGGCTACTGTGTGAAACTGCACAACCAAATGCAGGGCTATAATGACTTAGGTATTACCGTGCGTTACATGGCGTTTCCTCGTCAGGGAGCGACTGGCATGGTCGCGGATCAAATGGCTGCGATTTGGGCGTCAGACGATCCGCAGACAGCGATGCATAATGGTAAGGTCAATCGCCAGTTTCCCAAGACAGGCGATAATCTAGCCAAGTACCAAACCGTCATTCAGCAACATCATGCCCTAGGGCGAGAGTTAGGCATCAGCGGTACCCCGGCTATTTTCCTACCTAATGGTGAAATGGTTGGCGGCTATCTGCCTCCAGCGCAGCTGTTTCAACGTCTTAAGCAAATCTAA
- the xerD gene encoding site-specific tyrosine recombinase XerD: MSPDQGIVEQFLDAMWMERGLSENTLASYRNDLVKLLQWMDANHYRLDFISLSGLQEYQAWLADQDYKQTSRARMLSAIRRLFQYLHREKIRADDPSALLVSPKLPKRLPKDLSEQQVEALLNAPDPNDAMELRDKAMLELLYATGLRVTELVSLTMENISLRQGVVRVTGKGGKERLVPMGENAVDWIETFLQQGRSELLGDNTSDVVFPSKRARQMTRQTFWHRIKHYAVLAGIETELLSPHVLRHAFATHLLNYGADLRVVQMLLGHSDLSTTQIYTHVATERLKQLHSEHHPRA; encoded by the coding sequence ATGTCACCCGATCAGGGGATCGTAGAGCAGTTCTTAGATGCGATGTGGATGGAGCGCGGTCTATCGGAAAACACCTTAGCGTCGTATCGCAACGATTTGGTCAAACTATTGCAGTGGATGGATGCCAATCATTACCGCCTCGACTTTATCAGCTTGTCTGGTTTGCAAGAATATCAAGCTTGGCTTGCAGACCAAGATTATAAACAGACCTCGCGTGCGCGCATGCTGTCGGCGATTCGTCGCCTGTTTCAATACCTGCATCGGGAAAAAATCCGAGCTGACGACCCTAGTGCGTTGTTGGTCAGCCCCAAACTACCAAAACGTTTACCCAAAGATTTAAGTGAGCAGCAGGTTGAAGCGTTATTGAATGCGCCCGATCCCAATGACGCGATGGAACTGCGTGACAAAGCGATGTTGGAGTTACTCTATGCCACCGGATTGCGTGTGACCGAACTGGTCAGCCTGACCATGGAAAACATCAGCCTGCGTCAAGGCGTAGTGCGCGTGACGGGTAAAGGGGGTAAAGAGCGTTTAGTGCCGATGGGAGAAAACGCCGTTGACTGGATTGAAACTTTTCTTCAGCAGGGCAGGTCTGAATTACTGGGGGACAACACCTCTGATGTGGTTTTCCCAAGTAAACGGGCTCGCCAAATGACACGACAGACTTTCTGGCATCGTATTAAACATTATGCGGTGTTGGCGGGGATTGAGACAGAGCTACTCTCCCCCCACGTACTTCGCCATGCGTTTGCCACCCATTTACTCAACTACGGGGCCGATTTACGTGTGGTGCAGATGCTGTTGGGGCATAGTGACTTGTCGACAACACAAATTTATACTCACGTAGCGACCGAAAGATTAAAACAGCTACATAGTGAACATCATCCTCGAGCCTAA